One Schistocerca nitens isolate TAMUIC-IGC-003100 chromosome 1, iqSchNite1.1, whole genome shotgun sequence DNA segment encodes these proteins:
- the LOC126234149 gene encoding uncharacterized transmembrane protein DDB_G0289901-like produces the protein MGWGATEGGGREGARGGEREGARGREREGARGREREGARGREREGARGREREGARGREREGARGREREGARGGEREGARGGEREGARGGEREGARGGEREGARGRAGGRQRESGRAPEGEREGARGRAGGRQRESGRAPEGEREGARGRAGGRQRESGRAPEGEREGARGRAGGRQRESGRAPEGEREGARGRAGGRQRESGRAPEGEREGARGRAGGRQRESGRAPEGEREGARGRAGGRQRESGRAPEGEREGARGRAGGRQRESGRAPEGEREGARGRAGGRQRESGRAPEGEREGARGRAGGRQRESGRAPEGEREGARGRAGGRQRESGRAPEGEREGARGRAGGRQRESGRAPEGEREGARGRAGGRQRESGRAPEGEREGARGRAGGRQRESGRAPEGEREGARGRAGGRQRESGRAPEGEREGARGRAGGRQRESGRAPEGEREGARGRAGGRQRESGRAPEGEREGARGRAGGRQRESGRAPEGEREGARGRAGGRQRESGRAPEGEREGARGRAGGRQRESGRAPEGEREGARGRAGGRQRESGRAPEGEREGARGRAGGRQRESGRAPEGEREGARGRAGGRQRESGRAPEGEREGARGRAGGRQRESGRAPEGEREGARGRAGGRQRESGRAPEGEREGARGRAGGRQRESGRASGIVAREGGAARQGERGGATGRAGRRDRESGAARQGERGGATGRAGRRDRESGAARQGERGGATGRAGRRDRESGAARQGERGGATGRAGRRDRESGAARQGERGGATGRAGRRDRESGAARQGERGGATGRAGRRDRESGAARQGERGGATGRAGRRDRESGAARQGERGGATGRAGRRDRESGAARQGERGGATGRAGRRDRESGAARQGERGGATGRAGRRDRESGAARQGERGGATGRAGRRDRESGAARQGERGGATGRAGRRDRESGAARQGERGGATGRAGRRDRESGAARQVERGGATGRVN, from the exons ATGGGGTGGGGCGCTACAGAGGGGGGCgggcgggagggcgccagagggggagagcgggagggcgccagagggagagagcgggagggcgccagagggagagagcgggagggcgccagagggagagagcgggagggcgccagagggagagagcgggagggcgccagagggagagagcgggagggcgccagagggagagagcgggagggcgccagagggggagagcgggagggcgccagagggggagagcgggagggcgccagagggggagagcgggagggcgccagagggggagagcgggagggcgccagagggagagcgggagggcgccagagggagagcgggagggcgccagagggagagcgggagggcgccagagggagagcgggagggcgccagagggagagcgggagggcgccagagggagagcgggagggcgccagagggagagcgggagggcgccagagggagagcgggagggcgccagagggagagcgggagggcgccagagggagagcgggagggcgccagagggagagcgggagggcgccagagggagagcgggagggcgccagagggagagcgggagggcgccagagggagagcgggagggcgccagagggagagcgggagggcgccagagggagagcgggagggcgccagagggagagcgggagggcgccagagggagagcgggagggcgccagagggagagcgggagggcgccagagggagagcgggagggcgccagagggagagcgggagggcgccagagggagagcgggagggcgccagagggagagcgggagggcgccagagggagagcgggagggcgccagagggagagcgggagggcgccagagggagagcgggagggcgccagagggagagcgggagggcgccagagggagagcgggagggcgccagagggagagcgggagggcgccagagggagagcgggagggcgccagagggagagcgggagggcgccagagggagagcgggagggcgccagagggagagcgggagggcgccagagggagagcgggagggcgccagagggagagcgggagggcgccagagggagagcgggagggcgccagagggagagcgggagggcgccagagggagagcgggagggcgccagagggagagcgggagggcgccagagggagagcgggagggcgccagagggagagcgggagggcgccagagggagagcgggagggcgccagagggagagcgggagggcgccagagggagagcgggagggcgccagagggagagcgggagggcgccagagggagagcgggagggcgccagagggagagcgggagggcgccagagggagagcgggagggcgccagagggagagcgggagggcgccagagggagagcgggagggcgccagagggagagcgggagggcgccagagggagagcgggagggcgccagagggagagcgggagggcgccagagggagagcgggagggcgccagagggagagcgggagggcgccagagggagagcgggagggcgccagagggagagcgggagggcgccagagggagagcgggagggcgccagagggagagcgggagggcgccagagggagagcgggagggcgccagagggagagcgggagggcgccagagggagagcgggagggcgccagagggagagcgggagggcgccagagggagagcgggagggcgccagagggagagcgggagggcgccagagggagagcgggagggcgccagagggagagcgggagggcgccagagggagagcgggagggcgccagagggagagcgggagggcgccagagggagagcgggagggcgccagagggagagcgggagggcgccagagggagagcgggagggcgccagagggagagcgggagggcgccagagggagagcgggagggcgccagagggagagcgggagggcgccagagggagagcgggagggcgccagagggagagcgggagggcgagTGGGATAGTGG CGAGGGAGGGCGGGGCGGCGCgacagggagagcggggcggcgcgacagggagagcggggcggcgcgacagggagagcggggcggcgcgacagggagagcggggcggcgcgacagggagagcggggcggcgcgacagggagagcggggcggcgcgacagggagagcggggcggcgcgacagggagagcggggcggcgcgacagggagagcggggcggcgcgacagggagagcggggcggcgcgacagggagagcggggcggcgcgacagggagagcggggcggcgcgacagggagagcggggcggcgcgacagggagagcggggcggcgcgacagggagagcggggcggcgcgacagggagagcggggcggcgcgacagggagagcggggcggcgcgacagggagagcggggcggcgcgacagggagagcggggcggcgcgacagggagagcggggcggcgcgacagggagagcggggcggcgcgacagggagagcggggcggcgcgacagggagagcggggcggcgcgacagggagagcggggcggcgcgacagggagagcggggcggcgcgacagggagagcggggcggcgcgacagggagagcggggcggcgcgacagggagagcggggcggcgcgacagggagagcggggcggcgcgacagggagagcggggcggcgcgacagggagagcggggcggcgcgacagggagagcggggcggcgcgacagggagagcggggcggcgcgacagggagagcggggcggcgcgacagggagagcggggcggcgcgacagggagagcggggcggcgcgacagggagagcggggcggcgcgacagggagagcggggcggcgcgacagggagagcggggcggcgcgacaggtagagcggggcggcgcgacaggGAGAGTCAACTAA